One genomic segment of Montipora foliosa isolate CH-2021 unplaced genomic scaffold, ASM3666993v2 scaffold_430, whole genome shotgun sequence includes these proteins:
- the LOC137988828 gene encoding barH-like 2 homeobox protein, which yields MASYSENLPTALPPSTSQPSTLPPETPVSSQPLSFSISRILGLEDSISQHEYSTIYGNDNYIYGQERSANTNQQKSDGSRNTDSKNPSTEGDSGGTKKSRRSSDRLPSIDSDNPSSEGDSGRESDTGRSSSSSAGRPKKRNQRTTFSSIELKELEHVFAKRPYLMSEDEDELVRKLGLTRRNVRFWFQNRRAKLKRQERAIAYATATGLPLYQIQSSFMRESQSSASSGHFTHAHFHKPHATLNNTEYSIDAMEKAFCPCCSVQSNWFPVGHVSSSSRQDYLAHPSSLFYQ from the exons ATGGCTTCTTACAGTGAAAACTTGCCAACTGCACTTCCTCCCTCGACGAGTCAACCATCAACTTTGCCACCAGAAACACCAGTTTCCAGCCAGCCTCTGtctttttcaatttctcgtATCCTGGGCTTGGAAGACAGCATCTCCCAACATGAATACTCCACTATTTATG GTAATGACAACTACATTTATGGTCAAGAAAGAAGCGCCAACACAAACCAGCAGAAGTCCGACGGTTCGCGGAACACTGACTCCAAAAACCCGAGTACAGAGGGCGACAGCGGAGGCACTAAGAAAAGTCGGCGGAGCTCCGATCGTCTGCCCAGCATTGATTCCGACAATCCGAGCTCAGAGGGCGACAGCGGTCGGGAAAGCGACACTGGCCGATCAAGCTCGAGTTCCGCCGGACGACCGAAAAAGCGGAATCAGCGAACAACATTTTCATCAATAGAATTGAAGGAGTTGGAACACGTGTTTGCTAAGCGGCCATACTTGATGTCAGAAGATGAGGACGAACTCGTGCGGAAACTCGGACTGACAAGAAGAAACGTGAGG TTCTGGTTTCAAAATCGACGTGCCAAGTTGAAGAGACAGGAGAGAGCAATCGCTTATGCTACTGCGACTGGTTTGCCGCTTTACCAGATCCAGTCGTCTTTTATGAGAGAGTCACAGTCTTCGGCGAGTTCGGGACACTTTACACATGCGCACTTTCACAAACCACACGCTACTCTCAACAACACCGAATATTCGATAGACGCGATGGAGAAAGCATTTTGTCCTTGTTGTTCCGTTCAGTCAAACTGGTTTCCAGTCGGACATGTCAGTTCATCATCACGCCAAGATTACTTGGCACACCCTTCAAGCCTGTTTTATCAATGA